One Synechococcus sp. JA-2-3B'a(2-13) genomic window carries:
- a CDS encoding TM0106 family RecB-like putative nuclease has translation MECQVAAAGQGSVEAEELFAFFRCRRLPYLDRFGPQEAKLPPDNLLEQWRRDRQALAAAVFERFPGEQVAPGNEALLAAMADGAERIYGGRIAAELFWQPQEDLNCTAEAELLQLASEPVPHSSSPRDPIPAPEDCEMVPALALPPEAVPEGRSVWVSSSLDLLIRDPALVGRSRHAARSSYLPVHIRIGKRPKPEYELLLALQAELLGSLQGNVPKRGILILKDGKWHPVHLSRRRAQVRQLLQEYLHSLNQPEPPQVFMARSRCHLCHWREHCRQLNAAAQPLSLLPGVTGSRYPLLQEAGIHSIEALANAQLDRLQAIPKLGSGVALQLQLQARATLSRQPLWIQSPPETLPTTPVELYFDIEADPRHNVAYLLGLLVVEQAEGKKVASYHSCLAAEPREERQAWEQFLQLAQRYPDAPIYHFHGFEVQTCRRLGEQYRTDPRQLRQLLQRFVDLQAWVQRSVVLPIESYSLKNIARWLGFQWRLPDANGAQSIYWYSQWLETRERRYLEHSIIYNEDDCRATHRLKDWLSQGVLHAE, from the coding sequence TTGGAGTGCCAGGTTGCAGCAGCAGGACAGGGTTCTGTTGAGGCTGAGGAGCTGTTTGCTTTCTTTCGTTGCCGACGCTTGCCTTACCTGGATCGCTTTGGCCCTCAAGAGGCCAAGCTGCCGCCGGACAACCTGCTGGAGCAATGGCGGCGGGATCGCCAAGCCCTGGCAGCCGCTGTGTTTGAGCGATTCCCCGGAGAACAGGTTGCGCCGGGCAATGAAGCTCTCTTGGCAGCCATGGCCGACGGGGCGGAGCGGATCTACGGCGGACGGATTGCCGCAGAGCTGTTTTGGCAACCGCAGGAAGATCTCAACTGTACTGCTGAGGCAGAGCTGTTGCAGCTTGCTTCTGAACCTGTCCCTCACTCCTCCTCTCCAAGGGATCCCATCCCTGCCCCAGAAGACTGCGAGATGGTGCCCGCTCTTGCGTTGCCGCCTGAAGCTGTTCCAGAGGGACGTTCAGTTTGGGTGAGCAGCTCCCTGGATCTGCTGATTCGGGATCCCGCTCTCGTTGGCAGAAGTCGCCACGCCGCCCGATCCTCTTACCTGCCGGTTCATATTCGTATCGGCAAACGCCCCAAACCGGAATACGAATTGTTGCTGGCTTTGCAGGCAGAGTTGCTCGGATCCCTGCAGGGAAACGTTCCCAAGCGGGGCATTTTGATCCTGAAAGATGGGAAGTGGCACCCCGTCCACCTGAGCCGCCGACGAGCACAGGTGCGGCAATTGCTGCAGGAGTACCTGCACTCCCTCAACCAGCCGGAACCACCGCAGGTGTTCATGGCCCGCAGCCGCTGCCATCTTTGCCACTGGCGGGAGCATTGTCGGCAGTTGAACGCCGCCGCTCAACCCCTCAGCCTGCTGCCGGGCGTAACGGGATCCCGCTATCCCCTTTTGCAAGAGGCGGGGATCCACTCGATTGAAGCCCTGGCCAACGCTCAGTTGGATAGGTTGCAAGCCATTCCCAAGTTGGGATCCGGCGTGGCCCTGCAACTGCAGCTGCAAGCCCGTGCCACCCTCAGCCGGCAGCCTCTCTGGATTCAATCCCCCCCGGAAACCCTGCCCACCACACCCGTAGAGCTGTACTTCGATATCGAGGCGGATCCCCGCCACAACGTCGCCTATCTGCTGGGGCTGCTGGTGGTGGAGCAAGCCGAGGGGAAAAAGGTTGCGAGCTATCACAGTTGCCTGGCCGCCGAGCCGCGGGAAGAAAGGCAAGCTTGGGAGCAATTCTTGCAACTGGCACAACGCTATCCTGACGCTCCCATCTACCACTTTCACGGCTTTGAAGTGCAGACCTGCCGACGGCTGGGGGAGCAATACCGCACGGATCCCCGACAGCTGCGGCAGTTGTTGCAGCGCTTTGTGGATTTACAGGCCTGGGTGCAACGCTCGGTGGTGCTGCCGATCGAGAGCTATTCCCTGAAAAACATCGCCCGCTGGTTGGGGTTTCAGTGGCGTCTGCCTGATGCCAATGGCGCCCAGTCCATTTATTGGTATAGCCAATGGCTGGAAACTCGGGAGCGCAGATATTTGGAGCACTCGATTATCTACAACGAGGATGACTGCCGGGCTACCCACCGCCTAAAAGACTGGCTGTCCCAAGGAGTCCTCCATGCCGAATGA
- a CDS encoding ABC transporter ATP-binding protein, which translates to MAVEMQGVWKRFGQQVAVQDLSLQIPQGEVFALLGPNGAGKSTTIRMLTSLTRPSQGSIRVGGYDVVRDPVAVRQQIGVVLQPITLEAELTVWENLEFHGRMHHIPNPERQRRIDEWLEYVRLADRRQDKVKTLSGGMKRRLQVARALLHRPQILFLDEPTVGLDPQARRLLWEILRDLNRQGMTLLITTHYMEEAEELCDRIGIMDGGRLIELGSTEQLRAKYGEALLVRSCPGREVEYTFFPSLAEAQRQLEAEPDKTGLMVRPANLEDIFVRLTGRRLD; encoded by the coding sequence GTGGCGGTGGAAATGCAGGGGGTGTGGAAGCGCTTTGGGCAGCAGGTTGCCGTTCAAGATTTGAGCCTGCAGATCCCCCAGGGGGAAGTGTTTGCCCTGTTGGGGCCCAACGGCGCCGGCAAATCCACCACCATCCGCATGCTTACTAGCCTTACCCGACCCAGCCAGGGATCCATCCGGGTGGGGGGGTATGACGTGGTGCGGGATCCGGTGGCGGTGCGGCAGCAAATTGGCGTAGTTCTGCAGCCTATCACCCTAGAGGCAGAGCTGACCGTTTGGGAAAACCTGGAGTTCCACGGGCGTATGCACCACATCCCCAACCCAGAGCGGCAACGGCGCATCGATGAATGGCTGGAGTATGTGCGGCTGGCGGATCGCCGGCAAGACAAAGTGAAAACCCTCTCAGGGGGAATGAAACGACGCTTGCAGGTGGCCAGGGCGTTACTGCATCGCCCCCAGATTTTGTTTTTGGACGAGCCCACCGTCGGGTTGGATCCCCAGGCGCGGCGGCTGTTGTGGGAGATCTTGCGGGATCTCAATCGGCAGGGCATGACCTTGCTGATTACCACCCACTACATGGAGGAGGCAGAAGAGCTGTGCGACCGCATTGGCATCATGGATGGGGGAAGGTTAATCGAGTTGGGCAGCACCGAGCAACTGCGGGCCAAGTATGGAGAGGCCCTGCTGGTGCGATCCTGTCCTGGCCGGGAGGTGGAGTACACCTTTTTCCCCAGCTTGGCGGAAGCTCAGCGGCAGTTGGAAGCTGAACCTGACAAAACCGGCCTCATGGTGCGCCCGGCCAACTTAGAAGACATTTTTGTGCGTTTGACAGGCCGCCGCTTGGATTAA
- a CDS encoding response regulator transcription factor, with product MSRILIIDDDPSICALLQRYLQRQGYSVEVAMTGAEGLQQLRAFQPALVILDLNLPDVSGYDLCQQMQKETGVYVLMLTSRVSPADKLHGFQLGADDYLTKPFSLPELQARVQAILRRQRMKTEVASAPVLTFASLVIDPETRAVIREQRLINLTALEFDLLYAMARHPGRVWRRAELIQEVWDFNHEGDERVVDVHIGQIRKKLETDTSQPELIRTVRGVGYKFEPPAPKEGWGEEKP from the coding sequence ATGTCACGCATCCTCATCATCGATGATGATCCCAGCATTTGTGCTCTACTGCAGCGGTACTTGCAGCGGCAGGGGTATTCGGTTGAGGTGGCGATGACGGGGGCCGAGGGCTTACAGCAGTTGCGCGCTTTTCAGCCGGCCTTGGTAATTTTGGATCTGAACTTGCCGGATGTGAGCGGCTACGATCTCTGCCAGCAAATGCAAAAAGAGACCGGCGTGTACGTGTTGATGTTGACCAGCCGCGTCAGCCCTGCTGATAAGTTGCACGGATTCCAGTTGGGGGCAGATGACTACCTGACCAAGCCCTTCAGCCTGCCGGAGTTACAGGCGCGAGTGCAAGCCATTCTGCGGCGGCAACGCATGAAGACCGAAGTTGCCAGCGCACCGGTCTTGACCTTTGCCTCTTTGGTAATCGACCCGGAAACCCGAGCAGTCATCCGCGAGCAGCGCCTGATCAACTTAACAGCACTGGAGTTCGATTTGCTCTATGCTATGGCTCGACATCCGGGGCGGGTTTGGCGACGGGCTGAGCTGATTCAAGAGGTGTGGGATTTTAACCACGAGGGAGATGAACGGGTGGTCGATGTCCACATTGGCCAAATTCGCAAGAAACTAGAGACTGATACCAGCCAACCGGAGTTGATCCGCACCGTGCGTGGAGTTGGCTACAAGTTTGAGCCCCCCGCTCCGAAGGAGGGATGGGGAGAGGAAAAACCTTAA
- a CDS encoding SH3 domain-containing protein — MANYPMRGRSSPASGGFPLGTLVVVSVSVGALAALAWQLWQLVAPMLAPPAPPQFPQAVRLDPLPRPASFPSPPSGPAAGTVDPEGFPPGSRGRVIEPIGLAIRSQPSADGAYQGGIVVGETVTVLEYSADGRWQRVRRELNGQEGWVRAGNLGPVDGASASTSTAPTVEPNPELTPLPARPPMVAVGGQGRVIEPIGLALRATPEREGTYIGGVPMNEVVTVLGLSEDGRWQRIRRQNGQEGWVRAGNLAQE; from the coding sequence ATGGCTAACTACCCGATGCGAGGCCGTTCTTCTCCTGCTTCTGGCGGTTTTCCCTTGGGCACCTTGGTGGTGGTGAGTGTCTCGGTTGGGGCTCTGGCCGCCTTGGCTTGGCAGTTGTGGCAGCTCGTCGCCCCCATGTTGGCCCCCCCTGCCCCGCCTCAATTTCCGCAGGCGGTGCGCTTGGATCCCTTGCCCCGCCCAGCCAGTTTTCCCTCTCCCCCCTCTGGCCCTGCTGCAGGCACTGTTGACCCTGAGGGATTTCCCCCCGGCAGCCGCGGGCGGGTGATCGAGCCAATTGGCCTGGCAATCCGCAGCCAACCTTCTGCCGATGGAGCCTACCAAGGGGGAATTGTGGTGGGGGAAACGGTGACGGTGTTGGAGTACAGCGCCGATGGTCGTTGGCAACGGGTGCGGCGGGAGTTGAACGGACAAGAGGGCTGGGTGCGCGCCGGCAATTTGGGCCCTGTGGATGGTGCTTCAGCTTCAACTTCTACAGCTCCCACGGTTGAACCCAACCCTGAATTAACTCCTTTGCCGGCTCGACCCCCCATGGTGGCAGTAGGTGGGCAGGGACGGGTGATCGAGCCCATTGGCCTGGCGCTGCGGGCCACTCCAGAGCGGGAGGGAACCTACATTGGTGGTGTGCCCATGAACGAGGTGGTGACGGTGCTGGGCCTCAGCGAAGATGGTCGTTGGCAGCGCATCCGCCGTCAGAATGGGCAGGAAGGTTGGGTGCGGGCGGGGAATCTGGCGCAGGAGTAG
- the cbiM gene encoding cobalt transporter CbiM, whose product MHISDGILPAPLWLGGYGITALITSYSLRLLRRASVAEQCPWWERDPRHIATQRCRDQLPKAALLTAVFFVASSIHLPFPPASLHLVLNGLMGLMLGALAYPAIVVGLFFQAVAFGHGGLTTLGINAAIMGIPALLAGGIFRAGRRVMGAGVSAFLAGAVGVGLAVLLFYGVVMAAVVDAGSGILSTEAGRLALGSLVVAHIPLMVVEGLFASWVVLFLQRVQPALLGDYGKR is encoded by the coding sequence ATGCACATCAGCGATGGCATTTTGCCGGCACCGCTTTGGCTAGGGGGTTATGGCATCACCGCCCTGATCACCAGCTACAGCTTGCGGCTTCTCCGTCGCGCCAGCGTTGCGGAGCAATGTCCTTGGTGGGAACGGGATCCCCGCCATATTGCTACGCAACGCTGTCGCGACCAGTTGCCCAAAGCGGCTTTGCTCACGGCTGTCTTTTTTGTGGCCTCTTCGATTCACCTGCCCTTTCCCCCGGCCAGCCTGCATCTGGTGCTGAACGGGTTGATGGGTCTGATGTTGGGGGCTTTGGCCTATCCGGCGATTGTAGTGGGCTTGTTTTTTCAGGCGGTGGCCTTTGGCCATGGGGGCCTGACCACATTGGGCATCAACGCCGCCATTATGGGGATCCCGGCGCTCCTGGCCGGTGGGATTTTTCGGGCAGGCCGTCGGGTGATGGGGGCCGGAGTGTCTGCCTTCTTGGCGGGAGCGGTTGGGGTGGGTCTAGCAGTGCTGTTGTTTTACGGGGTGGTCATGGCTGCTGTGGTTGACGCTGGCAGCGGGATCCTCTCCACAGAAGCCGGTCGCCTGGCTCTTGGGAGCTTGGTGGTGGCCCACATCCCCCTGATGGTGGTGGAGGGGTTGTTCGCCAGTTGGGTGGTGCTGTTTTTGCAGCGGGTACAACCGGCGCTGCTGGGAGACTATGGCAAGAGATGA
- the cbiQ gene encoding cobalt ECF transporter T component CbiQ produces the protein MARDEAGSGIPCCWRGQQSHPHPSKPLSWLHRWQPLPKVLGLMALMAAFASVRCLALLPLIWALVAGLWSLSGLPWSLGLRRLAAPGLLVAGLMGILPFWAGETILWRWGSLALRWEGLQMALRIGGRGLALFALTMLLLETTPTSELLAALRALGIPDLLLELAWLTQRYLQEVAAQWQQMQRAARLRGWRPRGSLWRPGPSLRQDLPFLAASVGTLLVRSYERSQRVYQALRLRGYGRAPLFSTAAGGDPYSWAATALAVATALLLRNADAALN, from the coding sequence ATGGCAAGAGATGAAGCCGGCTCAGGGATCCCTTGCTGCTGGCGCGGTCAACAATCCCATCCTCACCCCTCCAAACCCCTTTCCTGGCTGCACCGGTGGCAACCTCTGCCCAAGGTGCTGGGCCTGATGGCGCTGATGGCGGCTTTCGCCTCGGTGAGGTGCCTGGCCCTCTTGCCGCTCATCTGGGCGCTGGTGGCTGGACTGTGGAGCCTGTCGGGATTGCCTTGGAGCCTCGGGCTGAGGCGGCTGGCAGCCCCAGGGCTGTTGGTGGCAGGGTTGATGGGGATCCTACCCTTCTGGGCGGGGGAAACCATCCTGTGGCGCTGGGGATCCCTGGCTCTGCGTTGGGAGGGGCTGCAGATGGCGCTTCGCATTGGGGGGAGAGGGCTGGCCCTATTTGCCCTCACGATGCTGCTGCTGGAGACCACTCCCACATCGGAACTGTTGGCAGCTTTGCGGGCCCTGGGGATCCCAGACCTCCTGCTGGAACTGGCCTGGCTCACCCAGCGCTATTTGCAGGAGGTGGCCGCTCAGTGGCAGCAGATGCAACGGGCAGCCCGGCTGAGGGGTTGGCGACCGCGGGGATCCCTGTGGCGTCCTGGGCCGTCTCTAAGACAAGATCTGCCCTTTCTGGCCGCTTCGGTGGGCACCCTGTTGGTTCGCAGCTACGAGCGCTCGCAGAGGGTTTATCAGGCTTTGCGCCTGCGGGGCTATGGACGGGCACCTCTGTTTTCGACGGCGGCTGGCGGGGATCCCTACAGTTGGGCGGCCACCGCGTTGGCCGTGGCTACGGCTCTATTGCTCCGCAACGCTGATGCGGCCCTCAACTAG
- the rimO gene encoding 30S ribosomal protein S12 methylthiotransferase RimO, producing the protein MNGLEATVSSFPSVKDSVPLTRTAVQRTKASVAVLHLGCEKNRVDTEHMLGLLAQAGYRVDGDEESANYVIVNTCSFIEAARRESVSTLMELAVQGKKIIIAGCLAQHFQEELLQEIPEAVAIVGTGDYHQIVQIIERVERGERVNAVTSSLDYIADETVPRYRTTHAPVAYLRVAEGCNYRCSFCIIPHLRGDQRSRSIESILREAEQLAEEGVQELILISQITTHYGIDLYGEPRLADLIRALGKIPIPWIRMLYAYPTGVTPAVVEAIQETPNFLPYLDLPLQHSHPQILKAMNRPWQGQVNDRVIERLRQALPNAVLRTSFIVGFPGETEEHFQHLLDFVQRHQFDHVGVFTFSPEEGTPAYHLPHQVPEAVKQERRARLMQVQQGITFRRNREQVGRVVPVLLEQENPRTGEWIGRSPRFAPEVDGVVYVQGQGSLGSLVPVQITRAEPYDLFGQVVAAPEGFSWSGR; encoded by the coding sequence ATGAATGGGTTAGAAGCGACCGTCTCCAGTTTCCCATCCGTTAAGGACTCCGTCCCGCTTACGCGAACAGCGGTGCAGCGTACAAAGGCGTCGGTTGCCGTTTTACACCTGGGCTGCGAGAAAAACCGGGTGGACACCGAGCACATGCTGGGCCTGCTGGCCCAAGCGGGCTACCGGGTGGATGGGGACGAAGAGAGCGCTAACTATGTGATTGTCAACACCTGTAGCTTCATCGAGGCAGCGCGACGGGAGTCGGTCAGTACCCTGATGGAGCTGGCGGTACAAGGCAAAAAGATCATCATTGCCGGCTGCTTGGCGCAACACTTCCAGGAGGAGCTGCTGCAGGAGATCCCGGAGGCGGTGGCTATCGTGGGTACGGGCGACTATCACCAGATCGTCCAAATCATCGAGCGGGTGGAGCGGGGAGAGCGGGTCAATGCCGTTACTTCTAGCCTGGATTACATTGCCGACGAGACCGTACCTCGCTATCGCACCACCCACGCGCCGGTGGCCTACCTGCGGGTAGCCGAGGGCTGTAACTACCGCTGCTCTTTCTGCATCATCCCCCACTTGCGGGGCGACCAACGCTCTCGCTCCATCGAGTCGATCCTACGGGAAGCAGAACAGCTGGCCGAAGAGGGGGTGCAGGAGCTGATTTTAATTTCCCAGATCACCACCCACTACGGGATCGATCTCTACGGGGAGCCGCGGCTGGCAGATCTCATTCGCGCCCTGGGCAAGATCCCCATTCCCTGGATCCGCATGCTCTACGCCTACCCCACCGGCGTCACGCCTGCAGTGGTGGAGGCCATCCAAGAAACTCCCAATTTCTTGCCTTACCTGGATTTGCCCCTACAGCACAGCCATCCGCAGATCCTCAAGGCCATGAATCGCCCCTGGCAAGGGCAGGTCAACGACCGGGTGATCGAGCGGCTGCGCCAGGCGTTGCCCAATGCCGTGCTGCGCACCAGCTTTATCGTCGGCTTTCCTGGGGAGACGGAGGAGCACTTCCAGCATCTACTAGACTTTGTCCAGCGCCATCAGTTTGACCATGTGGGGGTGTTTACCTTTTCTCCCGAAGAGGGCACCCCTGCCTACCACCTCCCCCATCAGGTTCCAGAGGCCGTCAAACAGGAGCGCCGTGCCCGCCTGATGCAGGTGCAGCAGGGGATCACCTTCCGCCGCAACCGCGAGCAGGTAGGCCGGGTGGTTCCCGTTCTCTTGGAGCAGGAAAACCCCAGAACCGGCGAGTGGATTGGCCGTTCCCCCCGCTTTGCCCCCGAGGTGGATGGAGTGGTGTATGTGCAGGGGCAGGGATCCCTGGGATCCCTGGTGCCGGTGCAGATCACCCGCGCTGAGCCCTATGATCTCTTTGGCCAAGTGGTGGCAGCGCCGGAGGGTTTTAGCTGGAGCGGGCGGTAG
- the rpiA gene encoding ribose 5-phosphate isomerase A, whose product MTTLRVSGTESLDDLKQAAARAAVQKVQSGMVVGLGTGSTAAFAVSALAERMQTEGLQIIGVPTSERTAEQARSLGIPLATLEEQPRLDLAIDGADEIEVGSLNLIKGAGGALLREKLVEASAAELIIIADASKKVAQLGIRFPVPVEVVRFGWKTTLARVEALGCTATLRRNANGDPYLTDEQHYILDCQFGPMADPAKIADQLKGTVGVVEHGLFIGMAKEAIIALPTGIETLQPS is encoded by the coding sequence ATGACTACCCTTCGCGTCAGCGGGACCGAGTCTTTAGATGATCTGAAACAAGCAGCAGCCCGAGCCGCGGTTCAAAAGGTGCAGTCGGGGATGGTGGTGGGGCTGGGCACGGGATCCACAGCCGCCTTTGCCGTGAGCGCCCTAGCAGAGCGGATGCAAACCGAAGGTCTCCAGATTATCGGCGTGCCTACCTCGGAGCGCACGGCTGAACAGGCCCGCTCCCTGGGGATCCCGCTGGCTACCCTAGAAGAGCAGCCGCGCCTGGATCTGGCCATCGATGGGGCCGACGAGATTGAAGTGGGATCCCTGAACCTGATCAAAGGGGCAGGAGGGGCCCTGTTGCGGGAAAAGTTGGTGGAGGCCAGCGCTGCCGAGCTGATCATCATCGCCGATGCCTCTAAAAAAGTCGCGCAGTTGGGCATTCGCTTCCCGGTGCCGGTAGAGGTGGTGCGCTTTGGCTGGAAAACCACCTTGGCGCGGGTAGAGGCTCTGGGGTGCACAGCCACCTTACGGCGGAATGCCAACGGGGATCCCTACTTGACGGACGAGCAGCACTACATCCTCGACTGCCAATTCGGCCCCATGGCGGATCCTGCCAAGATCGCCGATCAACTCAAGGGGACGGTGGGGGTTGTGGAACATGGCCTGTTCATCGGCATGGCCAAAGAGGCAATCATCGCCCTCCCGACTGGGATCGAAACGCTGCAACCCAGCTGA
- the murF gene encoding UDP-N-acetylmuramoyl-tripeptide--D-alanyl-D-alanine ligase — protein sequence MLTLRTVADLLQTPLQGDPHLLGLPVQAICTDSRQLQPGSVFVALRGERFDGHNFIPQALARGAVAVISQRPVAGPHFQVSDTLAAYQRIARGWREQFPPSVVAITGSAGKTTTKEMLAAALSRYGTVLKSEANHNNDIGVAQTLLQMRPEHQFVVLEMAMRGPGEIRRLAQMAQPTHALITHIGTAHIGRLGSRAAIAAAKCELLQELGQGVALLNGEDPLLLSTAASLWSGQTLTYGLDQGDLRGEWDPQAQTVTVEGLTLPVPLPGRHHALNWMGVLAALRSLGLDWERLREPIALPTPLEGRNRHLKLAGDVEIWDETYNASPEAMIAALHLLAQTPGKRRWAILGPMRELGEHAPQLYAEVGRAAAPLGLDRILLLDPEGEMQPLLDQKPAAQTERCEEVSELLEILLHHVQAGDRLLFKAARAVELERVLHRFLQEWQA from the coding sequence ATGCTGACCTTACGAACTGTGGCTGACCTGCTGCAAACTCCCCTGCAGGGGGATCCCCATTTGTTGGGTCTTCCCGTCCAAGCCATTTGCACCGACAGCCGCCAACTCCAGCCAGGCTCAGTCTTCGTGGCGCTGCGGGGGGAACGGTTTGATGGACACAACTTTATTCCACAAGCTTTGGCAAGGGGGGCCGTTGCCGTCATCAGCCAGCGTCCGGTGGCTGGGCCCCATTTTCAAGTCTCAGATACCCTAGCTGCCTACCAGCGCATTGCCAGAGGCTGGCGGGAGCAGTTTCCCCCCTCCGTAGTAGCCATCACGGGCTCAGCAGGCAAAACCACCACCAAGGAAATGCTGGCGGCTGCCCTATCCCGCTACGGCACAGTTCTCAAAAGTGAGGCCAACCACAACAACGACATCGGGGTTGCTCAAACCCTGCTCCAGATGCGACCGGAGCATCAGTTTGTGGTTCTGGAAATGGCCATGCGAGGCCCCGGAGAAATTCGCCGCCTGGCTCAGATGGCTCAGCCCACCCACGCCTTGATCACCCATATTGGCACCGCCCACATCGGCAGACTGGGATCCCGCGCGGCCATTGCTGCTGCCAAGTGCGAGCTGCTGCAGGAGCTAGGGCAGGGGGTGGCTCTGCTGAATGGAGAAGATCCCTTGCTGTTGTCTACCGCCGCCAGCCTGTGGTCGGGACAAACCCTTACCTATGGCCTGGATCAGGGGGACTTACGAGGAGAATGGGATCCCCAAGCCCAAACGGTAACCGTGGAGGGCCTAACGCTGCCGGTGCCCTTGCCGGGAAGACACCATGCCCTCAACTGGATGGGGGTGCTGGCTGCTTTGCGCAGCTTGGGGCTGGATTGGGAGCGGCTCCGAGAACCCATCGCCTTGCCTACCCCTCTGGAGGGGCGCAACCGCCATCTCAAGCTGGCAGGAGATGTGGAAATCTGGGACGAAACCTACAACGCCTCGCCGGAAGCGATGATCGCGGCTCTACACCTGCTGGCCCAAACCCCGGGAAAACGGCGCTGGGCCATTCTCGGCCCGATGCGGGAGTTGGGAGAGCATGCGCCTCAGCTCTATGCAGAGGTGGGTCGGGCGGCTGCCCCTCTGGGGCTGGATCGGATCTTGCTCTTGGATCCCGAAGGAGAAATGCAACCGCTGCTCGACCAAAAACCGGCAGCCCAGACAGAACGCTGCGAGGAGGTATCCGAACTGCTGGAAATCTTGCTCCATCACGTGCAAGCCGGGGATCGGCTGCTGTTCAAGGCAGCGCGGGCTGTTGAACTGGAGCGGGTGCTGCACCGCTTTTTGCAGGAGTGGCAGGCGTAG
- a CDS encoding DUF3134 family protein, protein MYYHNPSLREEPRDQPPTVVPSPSSLSILDWLRKEGRLIEQPIEVPEMILEEDIDDIDDLIGDDYDEDFEPEEE, encoded by the coding sequence ATGTACTACCACAATCCCTCTCTGCGCGAAGAACCCCGCGATCAACCGCCAACGGTGGTGCCCTCTCCTAGCAGCCTCTCCATTCTTGACTGGTTGCGCAAAGAGGGCCGGTTGATCGAGCAGCCCATTGAGGTCCCTGAGATGATTTTGGAAGAAGACATCGACGATATCGACGATTTGATCGGGGACGACTACGACGAAGACTTCGAGCCGGAAGAAGAGTAA
- a CDS encoding fasciclin domain-containing protein, whose translation MDCSPPPCDDCCKSNLSGRYPRSLCKKASWGSRNIFFGDFFRFLTYHAVPGKVLSTSLEAGEVVTVEGSPVEISLADGVKVNDANVVTADIEASNGVIHVIDKVILPPQS comes from the coding sequence TTGGATTGCTCACCACCACCCTGCGATGATTGTTGCAAATCTAACCTTAGTGGAAGATACCCCCGCAGCCTTTGTAAGAAAGCATCTTGGGGCAGTAGAAACATCTTTTTCGGGGACTTTTTTCGATTTCTCACTTACCATGCAGTGCCCGGCAAAGTTCTCTCTACCTCTTTGGAAGCTGGGGAAGTGGTTACGGTCGAGGGATCCCCTGTGGAAATCTCTTTGGCTGATGGTGTCAAGGTCAACGATGCCAATGTGGTAACAGCCGACATTGAAGCTTCCAACGGCGTGATCCACGTCATCGACAAGGTGATCCTGCCCCCGCAAAGCTAA
- a CDS encoding cyanophycinase → MPHLPDVSAAHRELEWNGVPSTPTNDAQPLSRSTVKDPITARSDIIAVGGAEDKENERHILWEFFRRAGGKSAHITIVPAASGIPAVLGEIYANIFQQMGAASLQVLDIRSPMEARDPDNVEKIRFSTGIYFTGGDQERLAEVLAHSELMEAIRQQWQRGQTVIAGTSAGASALGQQMISRGYSGEPPTPAIVTVKTGLGLLPRVIIDQHFHQRNRLVRLVTAVAHYPQCLGIGIDENTAVVIQADDVMEVIGLGTVTIVDGTQLYSTVQEAAADEYFRLHNARIHFLPPGSRFDLNTLSPL, encoded by the coding sequence ATGCCCCATTTGCCTGATGTCTCTGCTGCCCACCGTGAGCTGGAGTGGAACGGAGTTCCTTCCACGCCGACAAACGACGCCCAACCCCTGAGCCGCTCTACCGTGAAGGATCCCATCACCGCCCGTTCCGACATCATCGCCGTCGGGGGAGCAGAGGATAAGGAAAATGAGCGCCACATCCTTTGGGAGTTCTTCCGCCGAGCGGGGGGAAAGTCTGCCCACATCACCATCGTGCCCGCGGCTTCTGGGATCCCGGCGGTGCTGGGGGAGATCTACGCCAACATTTTTCAGCAGATGGGGGCAGCCAGCCTCCAAGTTCTGGATATCCGCAGCCCGATGGAGGCGAGGGATCCCGATAACGTTGAGAAAATCCGCTTCTCCACCGGCATCTACTTTACGGGTGGGGATCAGGAGCGGCTGGCGGAGGTGCTGGCCCACAGCGAGCTGATGGAGGCCATTCGACAGCAGTGGCAGCGGGGGCAGACGGTAATTGCCGGAACCAGCGCCGGAGCTTCTGCGTTGGGGCAGCAGATGATCTCCCGCGGCTACAGCGGAGAACCGCCCACGCCGGCAATTGTAACGGTGAAGACAGGCCTGGGCCTTTTGCCTCGCGTCATCATCGATCAACATTTCCATCAGCGCAATCGCCTGGTGCGGCTGGTCACGGCGGTGGCCCACTATCCCCAATGTTTGGGTATCGGCATTGATGAGAATACGGCGGTGGTGATCCAGGCCGACGATGTGATGGAGGTGATCGGCTTGGGGACGGTGACGATTGTGGACGGGACGCAACTGTACTCGACCGTTCAGGAGGCGGCAGCGGATGAGTATTTTCGGCTGCACAATGCCCGCATTCACTTTTTGCCGCCGGGATCCCGATTCGATCTCAACACCTTGTCTCCGCTGTGA